ccctccctacctctccctgagctgctggcagacagagccccaggaatctaggAATCTCCTTGGGGGGTTACACTTTTTTGGCTGAAGAAGCTTCCAGAGGCCAGTGTGGATTTGAGGACATCAAGAGATTGAGAATCCACCGCTTCTCTTGGTAGCTTGTTTCCATTGTTAATCATGAgatacagttttattttaaatccagAAAACTTCTTAACTTCATCAAAATCAAGGGTTTGGGGCACCAGGACTGACACGCTAATGATTTTCTTTTGTGCTCCAGTTTAGCATCTAAAATGTCAAGCTACGTCATTGAAGTTGCCAACAACAGTAAGGGATGTGTCACCGTTGTTGTTAGTACCAATCCGGTATTACGATTGTTGGGTGATTCTCTGACTGTGACCTTCCCCGCCTACGAGCTCCTCAAGTCATTCTTCACTAAAGACAAGCAGAGTGTTTCACCAGGGGAAACCTCAGTTGTAAACAAAGTTAGTATCTGGAAAATGTTCACCTATGGAGTTGGGTTGACAGGAGCAGAATGGTACTGCATGACAGTGACCAGAGAGGATGATGAGTGGGTGGCTGTGTGTCAAACTCCTCTGCGTTGCACCTGGATTGTGGAGGATGAGAAAATCTACCGCCAAGATAAACTGTCAATATGCAAACCATTTAGGTAAGTTGCTCTTTCTCCTTCAGATTGTATCACTGTAACCCAGAATCCCCAACCTCAAATCTTCAAAAGCCACCAGTCAGACCCCATGAAATCATGCAACTGGCATAACAAtcatgatgaaaatgaaatgttctgctctttttcttttccatttggtTTCAGCCCTTAGGTCTCACtcggttcatgttttcaagctttcttcTGCAACCataagagctagaaacttactttagaaataaaataaaatgaaagctgagattctcgtgtaataacatgactccacgagctggggctttcagacaaataccaaatatcatgagatttgcaaccaaattgtgagagttggcgaTGCTGGTAACCTGACTgtacctaatttttaaaaatccattcaaAATCACTAATTATACAGAAAATCCTACATTAAGGTTACAAATCAGAAAATGCCAGAGTTGTTGTTGCCTCTTCATTCTGAATTTATCCCTCTTTTTGCATGTGCAAGCAGCTCTCCCCAtcatcacagaggaagtctgggaCGGAGCTAGGGACAGAACCCAGCTCCCTGGGTTCTAGTCAAATGCTTTAACACTTTCCACCTCATTCACTGTCTGTTCTGTGCAGTGAATGAAGCTCTAGTCCTGTAGATAAATGGGAATCACATCATTAAAGGCTGCCATGATGCATACGCacaaggggctgaattaaggttgcccaagcAACCTCATTCTGCCATTTTCTAACTTCTGTGAGCGTGACTTGGCAACCTGAATAAAGTCCCTCTAATGGAACACTTTCCGTAggtcatttcctttgcttttgtaaAAATTTCATCCCGTGAAGCCAGACTGACGTCACTTGAAGCTGTGTGGTGGGCAAGTCCTTCTGAACATTAGGCCAGTTATTAGGTGCCTCGCTGCGGCTTCTGGTTTGGGGAATCTTGGTCCATTTCTTTTTACTTGCTCTAGATGTGAAGGACTTcaaaggagatttttttcaaaggccgTTAGGTACCCAATTCCCATAGACTTTCactggcagttaggtgcctaactaccacTGGTGTCCTGGAAAATCTCCTAATTCATTGAGTGTCATCTTTGTTCTCCTATGATGGAATGGTACagaaagaagggaagagaaaacagTCTTCGCTCTGTTCTTCACAATTGCATGTAAATCTTGGCCAGACCCCTAACCTGTGTAGCTGGACTGAAGTGGCTGGTTTGGTTTTGCAAATCTTGATCCaataaaccagtggttttcaagctttttcggCTGCATACcccctttccaaataatgtagtctACCATGTACCCCCATCAGAAATCGGGTCATAATAGACCTATGATTAGCTTGCTAAGTCTTACTTAATAAAATGTGTTGCCCACCGTTATGGGATCTTTTCTGTATACCGCCTGACGAGAGCTCACAtacccagtttgaaaacctctgcatTAGACTTTTCTTTTGACATAATCAACTCTCAACCTAGGAGATTGTTAGGACCTTGCATCAATTTTATCTAAACTACCAGATCTGGAGGTGTTCAATAAAAGTCTCTGCTTTTGTCTCATCCTTATAATGGGAAAACCAGGGGATGGGATGGAAGGGCTGGGTTCTGGGTaccacccagggccggtgcaaggatattttgcgccctaggcgaaacttccacctggCACCCTtggcctcccccctccccccagagcatcgcttattataaactttcaaaaatgaatactgcataatgtggcattgttcattagaattaatacatattcggcttgaaaatttattaatttcattatttagcctacatatttaatgaaaataattgaataacctgacagggtgtggggctggctggctctgggcagggtaggggatgcgaagctggttggagatggggtgtggggttggctggagacggggtgcgggactggctgcgtgcagggcagggggtgtggggctggctgcaggcagggcaggggctggatggagatggggggtgggggctggctatggacagggcagggggtgcagcagggactggctgcgggcagggcagagagtgaggggctggctgtgggcagggcagggggtgtggggtggctggagacaggaggtatggggctggctatgggcagggcaggaggtgtggggctggctgcgggcagggcagggggtgaggggtggctgGATAcaggtgtgtggggctggctagagacagggcagggggtgtgaggctggctgtgggcagggcagggggtgcagcaggggtggctgcgggtagggcagggggtgaggggctggctggaggcaggggaaggggtgtggggctgactggaggcagggcaggggatgaggggttggctgcagtcaggacagggggttcagctgccatggatggagctggagcacaaagagcagctgcagaaggaagagctgttggacagaagcttctgtgaggaaccggctctgtcccatggagaggtaccactgcgggatctgcattttaaatagcagtggggacgcccctgcagccccttgccctctcagcctcctgggcactggctctctgcggctcactccctaggggctcagccctgctcctcttgcccccagtccctcattaggcctgggtgcctgtaaagcatgcagcatatctttgtactgtgttaatgactcctgaactggtgggggctatgcctaattgctgccactatctctttctttgctgggcaattagatgacaattaacttggaatagcccagaggggtcagagtagagaaggagggaggagagacctttaggtttcagttctgtgcaaagccagttaacttttcttttcagctgcctataaacaaacctagtagagaaaagaatttcttccccacatcccctcccccaaaaaatcggttatgattttaatggatccagaagcaaaataaatctgtaatcaaaaagacaagtttcctgttttcccttccacaaagatctatttccaacccaggtaacttattatttattacctgtagtaactatgttctcacgtttgaatgatacactgtagtggtgtcggagttctttggaaatccctcagcccttttgcggtgttgggagtgaatgctagaccctcagttaattacttttaccttacttcacgtgcccatcttttggtcattaatttttgaagttaaattagattttcaaaacccacctttaaaatgatgttcatgccgacaattgcattttaattgtccaaacggggaaatcgatgccttgaaattatgggatctaattttaaaattgtattaaaaatgtggcattataaaggggaaatattttaaaaggttttaccagcatccccattactgctacccaggattctgcttcaagcagtaacaaggcagggagtgggcaatggacagattagtgttcagtggtacttcaaacaaaaagacatttactcttaaattatctcgttgatgcctaattgacgCTCTAATAGCATGTATCAAATATGTCAAAACTTtgctgaataagcttgttagcatttttaagggggacactgaacattccaaacagtgataagtggtgcctgcgggcggtccaccggagccgctcgagcagccgaccgtccgcaggcacgactgcggcagctcagacGCCCtcactgtcccagcagcagcggctgctcaaccatttaaaacaaattttgagggcgctttttggtgccctcaaatctcggcgccctaggcaactgcctagtctgcctaaatggttgcaccggccctggtacCACACAATGTAGTTAGATTGAGTATGGCCTTGCAAAAACAAACACTGGGGTGGTTCAGATCTAGATTTCCTTTCAACCTGAGTCGCTCAGCGTGAGACCGGGGGAAGAAGGTTGGTTCATATACAAGATCCCAGTTTTGCCCATTGCTGTTCTGTTGGGCCCTTTTTCTGGGGAGACGTAAGGCAGGGAGGGGGTTAGCGTGTGCATGAAAACTTTGCTAATGAATCTGATGCTTTTCGAAGCACTTTTCCTGCTGGCAGGACTGACACACTAATCATTTCCTTTCTGATCCAGTTTTGTACCTGAAAAATCCTGCTACATCATTAAAGTTACTAACAAAACCAAGGAAGTCATCAGTGTTGTGCTTCATGAAGGTCTGCTAGCCCAAGTGCTGAGCAATGGACTACGAAGAATTTCAAGCCATGTGAGAGACCGTTACTTCAAGTCAGGGGTTACAGTTTgtccaggaaaaacaaaaactattCATAAAGTGAACCCCAGAAATTTATCCTTCTACAAATCCATCGCTAATGTAGCAGGCATGGTAAATATGTCAACCTATTCTATAAAGGTGATCAGGGAAAGGGATAAACAGATCGCTCAGTGTAACACCCCTTTGCATTGCACCTGGATCGTGGAGAGCCATGGAATGTGGCAAGAAAATAAACCTACAGAAGTTTACAAATTTCAATTAACATGCTTTTCTCCTGCTGCTTGCTTATAAAAATATGGAGAAGATGACCCCAATGAATACGCCTTATAAATCCATGGGGCTTCACCAGTATTTGCTTTGGGAGCCAACACAACAGTTGTGTGCGTCCTGGTGACTGACTATGTGAACTAATCATTTGCAACAAATAATTTATCTgataatttttttcaattttgaatAAATCACTTGCAAATAATTTCTTAGTATTTAGCCAGTTCCACTGAGGCAAATTTATTCACCACTTCTTTGTGACAATCGAATAAACTCTCTAtgaatatatttttctcttcattatttCAGAGAAgcatctaaaccaggggtaggcaacctatggcacgtgtgccgaaggcggcacgcgagctgattttcgggggcactcacactgcccgggtcctggccaccagttggggggctctgcattttaatttaattttaaatgaagcttcttaaacattttaaaaatcttatttactttacatacaatagttcagttatatattatagagttatagaaagagaccttttaagatgtaaaatgtattactggcacgcaaaaccttaaattacagtgaatgaatgaagactcggtaccgcacttctgaaatgtttagatcaggggtcggcaactgaCTTGTCTCCTCTTCCTGTGGCCTGGTCCACATGCCACTTTTGAACCAATGTAATGGTTTTGGTTCAGGGTGTGATTCTTTAGCAAAATAGTTAAAATCAGCACAACCCCCACAGTGGGGGCAGTCATATTGGTATAGTGGTGCCTCATCCCAGATAGCTTATTTCCTTTCCATTataggaataagctatactggtataggCACCACCaactttatactggtataattgcatccacactgcatagGCGCTGTACTGCTTTAAGCTATATCAGTACAGTGAAAGCACTAAATCTTGTGTGTGCAGACAAGGCTTCGGAATATATAGTTATGTGTGAAAGAGAAACATTCATAGGTTTGGAGCCAACAGTTTTTCAGGCCCTGGCCGGCTCCATTGCCGTCAGTGGGATCAGGCCCATCCCATTGTTTTGGGTGCATCTCAAGGTCAGCGCCAGAGGCTGCCTGGTAGGAACTGCTCCTGGTATGGGGCCACGGCCACGCCTCCCTACGGGAAGTGCAGGGGGCATTGTGCCTATGGGAGGAACAACGCTGCCCGGAGCTGGCCAGAGTGCAGCTGCTGCCCCTAGGAGAGGGACAGCGTGTGCTCCCGCCACAGGGCTGGCGAGCCCTGCTGATTTGTGTTGCGGGGGCACCATGGCTTGGCctcacctcctccttccctctctggaACGGTCTGACCCATGTGGCACTTCAGACTTTAATTGCCTCTGCAGCATAGACTGTGTCTCTTATGAGGCATCTCAGCTACAGGCCAGGGAGCTGCCCAGGAGAGAGTTCCCAAATGCCCTgcagtcagggccgtccttaggatttatggggccctacacaATATTAAACTGATGCCCTATGCCTGACGGCAGCCTGAGCtcgcagcccggggggggggggggagacaggaggAGGGACAAGGCAGCAAAGGATAACGAGACAcctggcctgcctcatggtggtggagagtcacagttcccggCGCAGAGACCCCCGTACCGT
The sequence above is a segment of the Gopherus evgoodei ecotype Sinaloan lineage chromosome 22, rGopEvg1_v1.p, whole genome shotgun sequence genome. Coding sequences within it:
- the LOC115638467 gene encoding uncharacterized protein LOC115638467, translating into MILASKMSSYVIEVANNSKGCVTVVVSTNPVLRLLGDSLTVTFPAYELLKSFFTKDKQSVSPGETSVVNKVSIWKMFTYGVGLTGAEWYCMTVTREDDEWVAVCQTPLRCTWIVEDEKIYRQDKLSICKPFSFVPEKSCYIIKVTNKTKEVISVVLHEGLLAQVLSNGLRRISSHVRDRYFKSGVTVCPGKTKTIHKVNPRNLSFYKSIANVAGMVNMSTYSIKVIRERDKQIAQCNTPLHCTWIVESHGMWQENKPTEVYKFQLTCFSPAACL